In one window of Fictibacillus phosphorivorans DNA:
- a CDS encoding GTP pyrophosphokinase: MSMDWEALLIPYKQAVDELKIKFRGMREQFEKSNQHCPIEFVTGRVKPIKSIVNKAYQKNIPDQHLETEIQDLAGLRIMCQFTDDIKTVINLLRQRNDFTIVEERDYITHKKPSGYRSYHIVIEYPVQVLDGEKKILVEVQVRTLAMNFWATIEHSMNYKYQGQIPEDIRQRLQRAAEAANRLDEEMSQIKGEIQEAQLVFLERNDKSNETNLGS; this comes from the coding sequence ATGAGCATGGACTGGGAAGCGCTATTAATTCCGTACAAGCAAGCTGTTGATGAGCTAAAGATTAAATTTAGAGGAATGCGTGAGCAATTCGAAAAATCAAATCAGCATTGTCCGATTGAGTTTGTTACTGGAAGAGTGAAACCCATTAAGTCAATCGTGAACAAAGCGTATCAAAAGAACATCCCCGATCAACATCTAGAAACGGAAATTCAAGATTTAGCGGGACTTCGAATCATGTGTCAGTTTACTGATGATATAAAAACGGTAATCAATCTTCTCAGGCAGCGTAATGATTTTACGATTGTTGAAGAACGCGACTATATCACTCATAAAAAACCAAGTGGTTATCGTTCGTACCACATCGTTATCGAGTATCCCGTTCAAGTATTGGATGGGGAGAAGAAGATTCTTGTAGAAGTTCAAGTACGAACACTAGCTATGAATTTTTGGGCTACGATCGAACACTCTATGAACTATAAGTATCAGGGACAAATTCCTGAAGATATTCGTCAAAGGTTACAAAGAGCGGCAGAAGCTGCAAACCGATTAGACGAAGAGATGTCTCAGATCAAAGGGGAAATTCAAGAAGCTCAGCTTGTGTTTTTGGAACGCAATGATAAATCCAATGAAACTAATTTAGGATCATAA
- a CDS encoding NAD kinase, translated as MKFAIVSKGDNKSNILTEKIRAYLEEFELVYEENEPEIVITVGGDGTLLHAFHHYVHRIDKTAFVGVHTGHLGFFADWLPEEVEKLVIHIAKTPFQIVEYPLLEVTVRYIDGLDEKRYLAVNECTVKSVEGSLVMDVEIKGEKFETFRGDGLCISTPSGSTAYNKALGGAIIHPSLASIQLSEMASINNRVFRTIGSPLVLPQHHTCILKPVNDVDFHITIDHRFLVQKKVKSIQYRVAEEKIRFARFRPFPFWKRVKESFVGE; from the coding sequence ATGAAATTTGCCATCGTATCAAAGGGAGACAATAAATCCAATATCTTAACAGAGAAAATCCGAGCATATCTGGAAGAATTTGAATTGGTTTATGAAGAAAATGAGCCAGAGATTGTGATTACAGTTGGTGGTGATGGAACATTGCTTCATGCTTTCCATCATTATGTACATCGCATCGACAAAACTGCTTTTGTTGGTGTTCATACCGGTCACCTTGGCTTTTTTGCAGACTGGTTGCCAGAAGAGGTGGAAAAGCTTGTCATACATATCGCAAAAACACCTTTTCAGATTGTTGAATATCCATTGCTTGAAGTTACGGTAAGATATATTGATGGGCTAGATGAGAAGAGATATCTCGCTGTGAATGAATGTACAGTTAAAAGTGTTGAAGGATCTCTCGTTATGGATGTTGAGATCAAGGGAGAAAAATTTGAAACGTTCAGAGGTGATGGCCTTTGTATTTCAACTCCTTCAGGAAGTACAGCTTATAACAAAGCACTCGGTGGAGCAATCATCCATCCGTCTCTTGCATCCATACAATTATCAGAAATGGCTTCTATTAACAATCGAGTGTTCCGAACGATAGGTTCACCACTCGTTCTGCCACAGCATCATACGTGTATATTAAAACCCGTAAACGATGTGGATTTCCATATTACGATCGACCATCGATTCTTAGTTCAGAAAAAAGTAAAGTCCATACAGTATCGAGTGGCAGAAGAAAAAATCCGTTTTGCTCGCTTTCGTCCTTTTCCATTCTGGAAACGAGTTAAAGAATCTTTCGTCGGAGAATAA